A single Streptomyces mirabilis DNA region contains:
- a CDS encoding MFS transporter, whose translation MSVTALRSGAAGERPAHRDSNVLRWLGAYASSAIGDNVYYIALSWAAVQAGTPAQAGLVSAASAVPRALLMLGGGVVADRFGPRRVVVGSSAVRCALVLTAAGLLLATSPGLWALGTVAVLFGVVDAVFLPAAGALPALLAPRSQLARVQGMRGLATRLATVLGGPLGGLGVALGGTAGAFGLAALLIGVSLPMLLTIRVGQLPVDDEKARGAVMAELRDGLRRIRRHPVLRPLVLAIALSDLGFVGPMNLGLTLLSQQRGWGSSGMGWVLAGFGTGAGAASLLLALRGRVPRAGLVMAVTTVAGSVAIGGLAHVVSVAAGACVALLIGLLAGLGGALSGALVQAQTEPAYAGRVISVSTLVSFGVAPLTFPVVGWAVDRWGTGPVFTACAAICALSGIIALCSRPLRRAELPR comes from the coding sequence ATGAGCGTCACCGCGCTGCGGTCGGGCGCGGCCGGCGAACGGCCCGCCCACCGTGACTCCAACGTGCTGCGCTGGCTCGGCGCGTACGCCTCGTCGGCGATCGGCGACAACGTCTACTACATCGCCCTGTCCTGGGCCGCCGTCCAGGCCGGGACGCCCGCACAGGCCGGGCTCGTGTCGGCCGCCAGTGCCGTGCCCCGCGCCCTGCTGATGCTCGGTGGGGGAGTGGTCGCCGACCGGTTCGGGCCGCGTCGCGTGGTCGTCGGCAGCAGCGCGGTGCGCTGTGCCCTCGTCCTGACCGCCGCCGGGCTGCTCCTCGCGACCAGTCCCGGCCTCTGGGCGCTGGGCACGGTGGCCGTGCTCTTCGGGGTCGTGGACGCCGTCTTCCTGCCCGCCGCGGGCGCTCTCCCCGCCCTGCTCGCCCCTCGGAGCCAGCTCGCCCGGGTCCAGGGCATGCGGGGCCTCGCGACCCGGCTCGCCACCGTCCTCGGCGGTCCGCTCGGCGGCCTGGGCGTGGCCCTCGGCGGTACCGCCGGAGCGTTCGGACTGGCCGCGCTGCTGATCGGGGTGTCCCTGCCGATGCTGCTGACCATACGGGTCGGGCAGTTGCCCGTGGACGACGAGAAGGCGCGCGGAGCGGTCATGGCCGAACTCCGGGACGGGCTCCGGCGCATCCGCCGACACCCGGTGCTCCGCCCTTTGGTGCTCGCCATCGCCCTCTCCGACCTGGGGTTCGTCGGACCGATGAACCTCGGCCTGACCCTGCTCTCGCAGCAGCGCGGATGGGGGTCGTCCGGAATGGGCTGGGTGCTCGCCGGGTTCGGGACCGGCGCCGGTGCCGCGTCCCTGCTGCTCGCCCTGCGGGGGCGGGTGCCCCGCGCCGGACTCGTGATGGCGGTGACGACCGTCGCGGGTTCGGTGGCCATCGGGGGGCTCGCACACGTGGTGTCCGTCGCCGCCGGGGCGTGTGTGGCGCTGCTCATCGGACTGCTGGCCGGGCTGGGCGGGGCCCTGAGCGGTGCGCTGGTGCAGGCGCAGACCGAACCCGCCTACGCCGGTCGGGTCATCTCGGTCTCGACCCTGGTCAGCTTCGGCGTCGCGCCGCTCACCTTCCCGGTGGTCGGCTGGGCCGTCGACCGGTGGGGCACCGGCCCGGTCTTCACGGCCTGCGCCGCGATCTGCGCCCTGAGCGGGATCATCGCCCTCTGCTCCCGTCCCCTGCGCCGCGCCGAGCTGCCGCGCTGA
- a CDS encoding RidA family protein, whose translation MSDVRRVTTGAPWEDAFGYSRAVELPNGLVLVSGCTSVIDGAIVDGDPYEQAVNSFNVALAALRELGLGRDDVVRTRMYITHARDVDEVGRAHKELFDTVRPAASMIIVSGFVDSRLVVEVEVEAFRSGGEDGVSAA comes from the coding sequence GTGAGCGACGTACGACGTGTCACGACCGGCGCACCCTGGGAGGACGCCTTCGGCTACTCCCGCGCGGTGGAGCTGCCGAACGGCCTGGTGCTGGTCTCCGGCTGCACCTCCGTGATCGACGGAGCGATCGTCGACGGCGACCCGTACGAGCAGGCGGTCAACTCCTTCAACGTCGCGCTCGCCGCGTTGCGGGAGCTCGGCCTCGGCCGTGACGATGTCGTCCGTACGCGCATGTACATCACCCACGCCCGGGATGTGGATGAGGTCGGACGCGCCCACAAGGAGCTGTTCGACACCGTCCGCCCCGCCGCGTCCATGATCATCGTCTCCGGCTTCGTGGACTCGCGACTGGTCGTCGAGGTCGAGGTGGAGGCGTTCCGCTCCGGCGGAGAGGACGGAGTGTCCGCAGCATGA
- a CDS encoding histidinol-phosphate transaminase codes for MTGIDDLPVRDELRGKSPYGAPQLDVPVRLNTNENPYPLPEPLVERIAERVREAARNLNRYPDRDAVELRTELAKYLTRTGGHRVGIENVWAANGSNEVIQQLLQTFGGPGRTAIGFEPSYSMHALIARGTGTAWISGPRNEDFTIDRAAAERAIAESRPDVVFITTPNNPTGNAVPRETVLALYEAAQAARPSMVVVDEAYIEFSHGDSLLPLIEGRPNLVVSRTMSKAFGAAGLRLGYLAAHPAVVDAVQLVRLPYHLSSVAQATALAALEHTDTLLGYVEQLKAERDRLVAELRAIGYEVTESDANFVQFGRFDGEGGSHEAWQKILDRGVLVRDNGVPGWLRVSAGTPAENDAFLDAVRELKKEQSA; via the coding sequence GTGACCGGTATCGACGATCTTCCCGTACGGGACGAGCTGCGCGGCAAGTCCCCCTACGGCGCGCCCCAACTCGACGTGCCCGTACGGCTGAACACCAACGAGAACCCGTACCCGCTGCCCGAACCGCTCGTCGAGCGGATCGCCGAGCGGGTCCGCGAGGCCGCCCGCAACCTCAACCGCTACCCCGACCGCGACGCGGTGGAGCTCCGTACCGAGCTGGCCAAGTACCTGACGAGGACCGGCGGGCACCGGGTCGGCATCGAGAACGTCTGGGCGGCCAACGGCTCGAACGAGGTCATCCAGCAGCTGCTGCAGACCTTCGGCGGCCCCGGCCGTACGGCGATCGGCTTCGAACCCTCGTACTCGATGCACGCGCTCATCGCGCGCGGCACCGGCACGGCCTGGATCTCGGGCCCCAGGAACGAGGACTTCACGATCGACCGGGCCGCCGCCGAGCGGGCCATCGCCGAGAGCCGCCCGGACGTCGTCTTCATCACCACCCCCAACAACCCCACGGGCAACGCGGTGCCGCGTGAGACGGTCCTCGCGCTGTACGAGGCGGCGCAGGCCGCCAGGCCGTCCATGGTCGTGGTCGACGAGGCGTACATCGAGTTCAGCCACGGCGACTCGCTGCTGCCGCTGATCGAAGGCCGGCCGAATCTCGTCGTGTCGCGGACGATGTCGAAGGCGTTCGGCGCGGCCGGGCTGCGCCTCGGCTATCTCGCCGCGCACCCCGCGGTCGTCGACGCGGTCCAGCTCGTACGGCTGCCCTACCACCTGTCGTCCGTCGCGCAGGCCACCGCCCTGGCCGCCCTGGAGCACACCGACACGCTGCTCGGGTACGTCGAGCAGCTGAAGGCCGAGCGGGACCGCCTGGTCGCCGAATTGCGTGCGATCGGGTACGAGGTGACCGAGTCCGACGCGAACTTCGTCCAGTTCGGGCGATTCGACGGCGAGGGCGGCTCCCACGAGGCCTGGCAGAAGATCCTCGACCGGGGCGTCCTGGTCCGGGACAACGGCGTACCGGGATGGCTGCGGGTCTCCGCCGGCACCCCGGCCGAAAACGACGCGTTCCTGGACGCGGTCCGTGAGTTGAAGAAGGAGCAGAGCGCATGA
- a CDS encoding TIGR03085 family metal-binding protein produces the protein MSTHAKRERLLLADLLEAEGPDAPTLCEGWNTRELAAHVVVRERRADAAGGLLVKQLAPRLERVQAEFAEKPYEELIQLIRTGPPRFSPFALKQIDEASNTVEFYVHTEDVRRAQPDWTPRPLDPVFQDALWSRLERTARLAGRGAPTGLVLRRPDGQTAVAHRGTPVVTVTGEPSELLMFALGRQKTADVELEGDKDAIAKLSETKQLGL, from the coding sequence ATGTCGACCCATGCCAAGCGTGAACGACTTCTCCTCGCCGACCTTTTGGAGGCCGAGGGCCCGGACGCCCCGACCCTGTGCGAGGGCTGGAACACCCGTGAACTCGCCGCGCACGTGGTGGTGCGCGAGCGCCGCGCGGACGCCGCGGGCGGGCTGCTGGTCAAACAGCTCGCGCCGCGTCTGGAGCGGGTGCAGGCGGAGTTCGCCGAGAAGCCGTACGAGGAGCTGATCCAGCTGATCCGTACGGGCCCGCCGCGCTTCTCGCCCTTCGCGCTGAAGCAGATCGACGAGGCGTCGAACACGGTCGAGTTCTACGTCCACACCGAGGACGTGCGGCGGGCCCAGCCGGACTGGACGCCGCGCCCGCTGGACCCGGTCTTCCAGGACGCCCTGTGGTCCCGCCTGGAGCGCACCGCCCGCCTCGCCGGCCGCGGCGCCCCGACCGGCCTGGTGCTGCGCCGCCCGGACGGCCAGACGGCGGTCGCCCACCGGGGCACACCGGTCGTGACGGTGACCGGCGAGCCCTCGGAGCTGCTGATGTTCGCCCTCGGTCGGCAGAAGACGGCCGACGTGGAGCTGGAGGGCGACAAGGACGCGATCGCGAAACTGAGCGAGACGAAGCAGCTGGGTCTCTGA
- the hisH gene encoding imidazole glycerol phosphate synthase subunit HisH, whose amino-acid sequence MELTAPKKVVVFDYGFGNVRSAERALARAGAEVEITRDFDKAMNADGLLVPGVGAFAACMKGLKDARGDWIIGRRLSGGRPVMGICVGMQILFARGIEHGVETEGLDEWPGTVEPLQADIVPHMGWNTVDAPAGSQLFTGLDPEARFYFVHSYAVHDWSLEVGNPALRAPLVTWSTHGKPFVAAVENGPLWATQFHPEKSGDAGAQLLTNWIGTL is encoded by the coding sequence GTGGAATTGACCGCTCCTAAGAAGGTCGTCGTTTTCGACTACGGCTTCGGGAACGTGCGTTCCGCCGAGCGTGCCCTCGCGCGCGCGGGCGCCGAGGTCGAGATAACGCGTGACTTCGACAAGGCCATGAACGCGGACGGGCTGCTGGTGCCCGGCGTCGGCGCCTTCGCCGCCTGCATGAAGGGCCTCAAGGACGCCCGCGGCGACTGGATCATCGGCCGCCGTCTGTCCGGCGGCCGCCCGGTGATGGGCATCTGCGTCGGTATGCAGATCCTCTTCGCGCGCGGCATCGAGCACGGTGTGGAGACCGAGGGCCTCGACGAGTGGCCCGGCACGGTCGAGCCGCTCCAGGCCGACATCGTGCCCCACATGGGCTGGAACACGGTCGACGCCCCGGCCGGCTCCCAGCTCTTCACGGGGCTCGACCCCGAGGCGCGCTTCTACTTCGTGCACTCCTACGCCGTCCACGACTGGTCCCTGGAAGTGGGCAACCCGGCGCTGCGCGCACCCCTGGTGACCTGGTCGACGCACGGCAAGCCCTTCGTGGCGGCCGTCGAGAACGGCCCCCTGTGGGCCACGCAGTTCCACCCCGAGAAGTCCGGCGACGCCGGAGCCCAGCTCCTCACCAACTGGATCGGAACACTGTGA
- a CDS encoding ArsR/SmtB family transcription factor — protein MASKENRRITDMGTLKALAHPLRMKLYRGLIVARVATASQLAEQVDEAVSLVSYHLRKLAEHGVIEEAPAQSADGRERWWQPASDGVSIHDEDFRGAPEKAAVYTAASRLFSEQRTDLYRRYLDERAHWTPKWNRAAESSESAMRLTAGELSELVADMQALLKAYTERGRAAEEAGETEGRENVAVHTYAFPFRV, from the coding sequence ATGGCAAGCAAGGAGAACCGCCGGATCACGGACATGGGCACGCTCAAGGCGCTGGCCCATCCGTTGCGGATGAAGCTCTACCGGGGGCTCATCGTGGCCCGGGTCGCCACCGCCTCCCAGCTGGCGGAACAGGTCGACGAGGCCGTCTCACTGGTCAGCTACCACCTGCGCAAGCTGGCCGAGCACGGCGTGATCGAGGAGGCGCCGGCACAGAGCGCCGACGGCCGGGAGCGCTGGTGGCAGCCCGCCTCGGACGGGGTCAGCATCCACGACGAGGACTTCCGCGGCGCGCCCGAGAAGGCCGCTGTGTACACCGCGGCCAGTCGGCTCTTCTCCGAGCAGCGCACCGACCTGTACCGCCGTTACCTCGACGAACGCGCTCACTGGACGCCCAAGTGGAACCGCGCCGCAGAGTCCTCCGAGTCCGCGATGCGGCTGACGGCCGGTGAGCTGTCCGAGCTGGTCGCGGACATGCAGGCCCTGCTCAAGGCCTACACGGAACGGGGCCGGGCCGCCGAGGAGGCCGGTGAGACCGAAGGCCGCGAGAACGTCGCGGTGCACACGTACGCCTTCCCGTTCCGCGTCTGA
- the hisD gene encoding histidinol dehydrogenase produces the protein MISRIDLRGDALPEGSALRDLLPRADFDVQAALEKVRPICEAVHHRGDAALIDYAEKFDGVRLASVRVPAQALTDALEQLDPAVRAALEESVRRARLVHREQRRAAHTTQVVPGGSVTEKWVPVERVGLYAPGGRSVYPSSVIMNAVPAQEAGVASMALASPPQKEFGGLPHPTILAACALLGIDEVYAVGGAQAVAMFAHGTESCAPANMVTGPGNIWVAAAKRYFTGKIGIDTEAGPTEIAILADETADPVHVASDLISQAEHDPLAAAVLVTDSVELAAAVEKELEPQVAATKHIEDRIVPALRGRQSAIVLVDGVDEGLRVVDAYGAEHLEIQTADAAAVADRVKNAGAIFVGAWAPVSLGDYCAGSNHVLPTGGCACHSSGLSVQSFLRGIHIVDYTRDALAEVAHHVVTLAEAEDLPAHGAAIKARFGWKVPESK, from the coding sequence GTGATCTCCCGAATCGATCTGCGCGGCGACGCCCTCCCCGAGGGCTCCGCCCTGCGCGACCTGCTGCCCCGAGCCGACTTCGACGTACAGGCCGCCCTGGAGAAGGTGCGTCCGATCTGCGAGGCCGTGCATCATCGTGGGGACGCGGCGCTGATCGACTACGCGGAGAAATTCGACGGGGTGCGGCTGGCATCCGTACGGGTTCCGGCCCAGGCGCTCACCGACGCCCTGGAACAGCTCGACCCGGCCGTGCGCGCGGCCCTGGAGGAGTCCGTCCGCCGCGCCCGCCTGGTCCACCGCGAGCAGCGCCGCGCCGCGCACACCACGCAGGTCGTGCCGGGCGGCTCGGTCACCGAGAAGTGGGTACCGGTCGAGCGCGTCGGCCTGTACGCGCCCGGCGGACGTTCGGTCTACCCCTCGTCAGTGATCATGAACGCGGTTCCGGCGCAGGAGGCCGGAGTCGCCTCCATGGCGCTCGCCTCCCCGCCGCAGAAGGAGTTCGGGGGTCTCCCGCACCCCACGATCCTCGCCGCCTGCGCCCTCCTCGGCATCGACGAGGTGTACGCGGTCGGTGGTGCCCAGGCCGTCGCGATGTTCGCGCACGGAACCGAGTCCTGCGCCCCGGCCAACATGGTCACCGGGCCCGGCAACATCTGGGTCGCCGCCGCCAAGCGCTACTTCACGGGCAAGATCGGCATCGACACCGAGGCCGGTCCCACCGAGATCGCGATCCTCGCGGACGAGACCGCCGACCCGGTGCACGTGGCCTCCGACCTGATCAGCCAGGCCGAGCACGACCCGCTCGCCGCCGCCGTCCTCGTCACGGACTCCGTCGAGCTGGCGGCGGCGGTGGAGAAGGAGCTGGAGCCGCAGGTCGCGGCCACCAAGCACATCGAGGACCGGATCGTCCCCGCGCTGCGCGGCAGGCAGTCCGCGATCGTCCTCGTCGACGGCGTGGACGAGGGCCTGCGGGTCGTCGACGCGTACGGCGCCGAGCACCTGGAGATCCAGACGGCGGACGCTGCCGCCGTCGCCGACCGGGTGAAGAACGCGGGCGCGATCTTCGTGGGCGCCTGGGCGCCGGTGTCGCTGGGCGACTACTGCGCGGGCTCCAACCACGTGCTGCCCACCGGCGGCTGCGCCTGCCACTCCTCGGGGCTGAGCGTCCAGTCCTTCCTGCGCGGGATCCACATCGTGGACTACACGCGCGACGCCCTCGCCGAGGTGGCCCACCACGTGGTGACGCTCGCGGAGGCGGAGGACCTGCCGGCCCACGGGGCGGCGATCAAGGCTCGTTTCGGGTGGAAGGTTCCAGAGAGCAAGTGA
- the priA gene encoding bifunctional 1-(5-phosphoribosyl)-5-((5-phosphoribosylamino)methylideneamino)imidazole-4-carboxamide isomerase/phosphoribosylanthranilate isomerase PriA: protein MSKLELLPAVDVRDGQAVRLVHGESGTETSYGSPLEAALAWQSSGAEWLHLVDLDAAFGTGDNRKLIAEVAGAMDIKVELSGGIRDDDTLAAALATGCTRVNLGTAALETPEWVAKVIAEHGDKIAVGLDVRGTTLRGRGWTRDGGDLYETLERLNAEGCARYVVTDIAKDGTLQGPNLELLRNVCAATDRPVVASGGVSSLDDLRAIAELVPLGVEGSIVGKALYAKAFTLEEALEAVAK from the coding sequence GTGAGCAAGCTCGAACTCCTCCCCGCCGTCGACGTCCGCGACGGCCAGGCCGTCCGGCTCGTGCACGGCGAGTCCGGGACGGAAACTTCTTACGGCTCCCCCCTCGAGGCCGCCCTCGCCTGGCAGAGCTCGGGCGCCGAGTGGCTGCACCTCGTCGACCTGGACGCCGCGTTCGGCACCGGCGACAACCGCAAGCTGATCGCCGAGGTCGCCGGCGCCATGGACATCAAGGTCGAGCTGTCCGGCGGCATCCGCGACGACGACACGCTCGCCGCGGCCCTCGCCACCGGCTGCACCCGGGTCAACCTCGGCACCGCCGCCCTGGAGACCCCCGAGTGGGTCGCCAAGGTCATCGCCGAGCACGGCGACAAGATCGCGGTCGGTCTCGACGTACGCGGCACGACGCTGCGCGGCCGCGGCTGGACCCGCGACGGTGGCGACCTCTACGAGACGCTGGAGCGCCTCAACGCCGAGGGCTGCGCGCGCTATGTCGTCACGGACATCGCCAAGGACGGCACGCTGCAGGGCCCGAACCTGGAGCTGCTGCGCAATGTGTGCGCCGCGACGGACCGCCCGGTCGTCGCGTCGGGCGGGGTCTCCTCCCTGGACGACCTGCGCGCCATCGCCGAGCTCGTGCCGCTGGGCGTCGAGGGTTCCATCGTCGGCAAGGCCCTCTACGCCAAGGCGTTCACCCTGGAAGAGGCACTGGAGGCGGTAGCCAAGTGA
- the hisB gene encoding imidazoleglycerol-phosphate dehydratase HisB, protein MSRVGRVERTTKETSVLVEIDLDGSGKVEVSTGVGFYDHMLDQLGRHGLFDLTVKTEGDLHIDSHHTIEDTALALGAAFKQALGDKVGIYRFGNCTVPLDESLAQVTVDLSGRPYLVHTEPENMAPMIGEYDTTMTRHILESFVAQAQIALHVHVPYGRNAHHIVECQFKALARALRYASERDPRAAGILPSTKGAL, encoded by the coding sequence ATGAGCCGCGTCGGAAGAGTGGAGCGGACGACCAAGGAGACGTCGGTCCTCGTCGAGATCGATCTCGACGGGTCCGGCAAGGTCGAGGTGTCGACGGGCGTCGGCTTCTACGACCACATGCTCGACCAGCTCGGCCGGCACGGTCTGTTCGACCTGACCGTGAAGACCGAGGGCGACCTGCACATCGACTCGCACCACACCATCGAGGACACCGCCCTCGCGCTCGGCGCCGCCTTCAAGCAGGCACTCGGCGACAAGGTGGGCATCTACCGCTTCGGCAACTGCACGGTCCCGCTGGACGAGTCCCTCGCCCAGGTGACCGTCGACCTGTCGGGCCGCCCGTACCTCGTGCACACCGAGCCCGAGAACATGGCGCCGATGATCGGCGAGTACGACACGACGATGACCCGGCACATCCTGGAGTCCTTCGTCGCCCAGGCCCAGATCGCACTGCACGTGCACGTGCCCTACGGGCGCAACGCGCACCACATCGTGGAGTGCCAGTTCAAGGCGCTCGCCCGGGCGCTGCGGTACGCCTCCGAGCGCGACCCGCGCGCCGCCGGCATCCTCCCCTCCACGAAGGGCGCGCTGTAA
- the hisF gene encoding imidazole glycerol phosphate synthase subunit HisF: MTLAVRVIPCLDVDNGRVVKGVNFQNLRDAGDPVEMAKVYDAEGADELTFLDITASSGNRETTYDVVRRTAEQVFIPLTVGGGVRTAEDVDKLLRAGADKVGVNTAAIARPELIREIAERFGRQVLVLSVDARRTPGGTFEVTTHGGRKGTGIDAVEWAHQAAELGAGEILLNSMDADGTKDGYDIEMIEAVRKHVTVPLIASGGAGRLADFPPAIAAGADAVLAASVFHFGDLRIGQVKEALHGAGHPVR, translated from the coding sequence ATGACCCTTGCCGTACGAGTCATCCCCTGCCTGGACGTGGACAACGGCCGGGTCGTCAAGGGGGTCAACTTCCAGAACCTGCGCGACGCGGGCGACCCCGTCGAGATGGCCAAGGTGTACGACGCCGAGGGCGCCGACGAGCTGACGTTCCTGGACATCACCGCGTCCTCGGGCAACCGCGAGACCACCTACGACGTGGTGCGCCGTACGGCCGAGCAGGTCTTCATCCCGCTCACCGTGGGCGGCGGCGTACGCACCGCCGAGGACGTCGACAAGCTGCTGCGGGCGGGTGCCGACAAGGTCGGGGTCAACACGGCGGCGATCGCGCGGCCCGAACTCATCCGGGAGATCGCGGAGCGGTTCGGGCGGCAGGTGCTGGTGCTGTCGGTGGACGCCCGGCGCACTCCCGGGGGGACCTTCGAGGTCACCACCCACGGCGGGCGCAAGGGCACCGGCATCGACGCGGTCGAGTGGGCACACCAGGCCGCCGAGCTGGGCGCGGGCGAGATCCTGCTCAACTCGATGGACGCGGACGGCACGAAGGACGGCTACGACATCGAGATGATCGAGGCCGTCCGGAAGCACGTCACCGTGCCGCTCATCGCCAGCGGCGGCGCGGGCCGGCTCGCCGACTTCCCGCCCGCCATCGCCGCGGGCGCCGACGCGGTGCTCGCCGCGTCCGTCTTCCACTTCGGGGATCTGCGGATCGGTCAGGTGAAGGAGGCGCTGCACGGGGCGGGGCACCCCGTTCGCTGA